The following coding sequences are from one Gemmatimonadota bacterium window:
- a CDS encoding B12-binding domain-containing radical SAM protein codes for MNALLLSPKFPITFWGFQHALSFVRKRAALPPLGLLTVASLLPHTWEKRLVDLNVEDLTPEDLEWADYAFLGGMAVQRKSALDLVARCRAAGVPVVAGGPLFTSDPGDVPEVEHLLLNEAELTLPRFLSDLAKGTPARLYEASGFADLTESPVPMWSLARLDRYQSMSVQYSRGCPYDCEFCNVTALFGHRPRIKPAEQVVGELDALLAEGWRGPVFFADDNIIGHRKSVKTELLPALIRWQRLRGPIRFYTQASVNLADDDGLLEMMVAAGFESVFVGIETPDERGLMESNKKHNLNRDLIGDVKRIHRAGIQVQGGFIVGFDSDDASIFDRQIRFIQESGIVTAMVGLLQAPPGTRLFERLKREGRLLGRITGDNSDGTSNILPLMDGRTLCQGYRRILEHIYAPQHFYERVRTFLREYRQPPLRKAGGQPRLLPFLRSIYRLGIRGEERVQYWFLLFSTLFSRPRLLPTAVTLAIYGHHFRRVSESLLGEAAVASAMPTDR; via the coding sequence ATGAACGCTCTCCTTCTCTCCCCCAAGTTTCCCATCACATTCTGGGGCTTCCAACATGCCCTTTCATTCGTGCGGAAACGAGCGGCCTTGCCGCCGCTGGGGCTCCTTACGGTTGCTTCCCTCCTTCCTCACACGTGGGAGAAGCGTCTCGTGGACCTGAATGTCGAGGACCTGACGCCGGAGGACCTGGAGTGGGCAGACTACGCCTTCCTCGGGGGGATGGCGGTTCAGAGGAAGTCTGCCCTCGACCTCGTGGCGCGCTGCAGAGCAGCCGGAGTGCCGGTGGTCGCGGGCGGACCCCTTTTCACAAGCGATCCCGGCGATGTCCCGGAGGTGGAACACCTCCTCCTCAACGAGGCGGAGCTGACCCTTCCGCGTTTCTTATCCGATCTCGCCAAGGGAACTCCCGCGCGCCTCTATGAGGCATCCGGCTTCGCCGACCTTACGGAAAGTCCGGTGCCCATGTGGTCACTCGCGAGGCTCGACCGCTACCAGTCCATGAGCGTGCAGTACTCAAGGGGCTGCCCTTACGACTGCGAGTTCTGCAATGTGACCGCCCTCTTCGGTCACCGGCCCCGCATCAAGCCCGCGGAACAGGTCGTTGGAGAACTAGACGCATTGCTCGCCGAGGGGTGGCGAGGGCCTGTGTTCTTCGCGGACGACAACATCATCGGTCACCGGAAAAGCGTTAAGACGGAGCTCCTTCCCGCCCTGATTCGCTGGCAGCGTCTCCGAGGACCGATTCGGTTCTACACACAGGCTTCCGTGAATCTGGCCGATGACGACGGGTTGTTGGAAATGATGGTTGCCGCCGGCTTCGAGTCCGTCTTCGTAGGGATTGAAACCCCGGACGAAAGGGGGCTTATGGAATCCAACAAGAAGCACAATCTTAACCGAGATCTGATTGGGGACGTGAAGCGAATACATAGGGCCGGGATCCAGGTACAGGGCGGATTCATCGTGGGATTCGACAGCGATGATGCCTCCATCTTCGATCGGCAGATCCGGTTCATCCAGGAGAGCGGAATCGTGACTGCCATGGTGGGACTTCTCCAGGCGCCGCCAGGCACGAGACTCTTCGAGCGACTGAAGCGCGAGGGCCGGCTGCTCGGCCGCATCACCGGGGATAACTCGGATGGAACGTCCAATATTCTGCCGCTGATGGATGGGCGAACTCTGTGCCAAGGATACCGTCGCATTCTGGAGCACATCTATGCCCCTCAACACTTCTATGAACGCGTCCGGACGTTCTTACGGGAGTATCGGCAGCCACCGCTCCGGAAAGCCGGTGGGCAGCCGCGCCTCCTTCCCTTCCTCAGGTCGATCTATCGCTTGGGGATTCGAGGAGAGGAGAGAGTTCAGTATTGGTTCCTGCTGTTCTCGACGCTCTTCAGCCGACCGCGCCTGCTTCCTACCGCAGTCACGCTCGCCATCTATGGACACCACTTTCGCAGGGTATCCGAGAGTCTCCTGGGCGAGGCGGCGGTGGCCTCCGCGATGCCCACCGATCGGTAG
- a CDS encoding Rrf2 family transcriptional regulator → MVYSSACEYAIRAATHLALHKDEDWVRLRDISREEDIPAPFLSSILQRLVMSGLLRSARGPTGGYSLARPPEGISLHDIKAAIDGTAELDECGVGLGKCSDDMPCPLHETWKPIRAQIKEYLRRTTLQDMAVALTAKREMLARSGQRPVVRRR, encoded by the coding sequence ATGGTTTATTCCTCAGCGTGTGAGTACGCCATCCGGGCCGCCACGCACCTGGCTCTCCATAAGGACGAGGATTGGGTGAGGTTGCGAGACATCTCGCGAGAAGAAGACATTCCGGCACCGTTCCTCTCTTCCATCCTGCAACGACTCGTCATGAGCGGTCTTCTTCGATCCGCCCGCGGGCCCACGGGCGGTTACTCCCTGGCGCGTCCTCCCGAAGGAATCAGTCTGCACGACATCAAGGCCGCCATCGACGGAACTGCGGAACTCGATGAGTGTGGCGTGGGACTCGGCAAGTGTTCGGACGATATGCCCTGCCCACTGCACGAGACATGGAAACCAATCCGAGCACAAATCAAGGAGTACCTCCGCCGGACGACACTCCAGGACATGGCCGTGGCCCTCACTGCCAAGCGAGAGATGCTCGCTCGCTCTGGACAACGTCCGGTGGTTCGCAGGCGTTAG